AAAATTATAACGGGATTTTAGATGATGATGAAGATTTAATACCTGATGCTGATTTTGTTCTTTTAGATGCTTTAGCCAAGAAGACAAAGCTGAAAGATTATTATGTTGTAACTAATTTATTACCTGGAACAAGATATAATTTAAGGGTAAAAGCTGAATCACTGCCAAGTAATTCGTTAATTCCTACTATTACTGAGCTTGCATTTATATCAAAGCCATATAGTTATAAATCAATAAATATCCCTTGTCAACAGGGAGGTGTAATTGAAGGTTATGTAAGGCGGCAGTATGATTCGGGCTTACGCGGTCAGGGCGGTATAAGAATTCATATTTCAGGTACAGATAATAAGTTCCGGTCCAATGTGTTTGTTTTTTCTGACGGCTCATATTTTTTTGATGGGCTTTTACCGGGAAAATACAGTGCTCAAATTGATTCCATGCAACTTGCAATATTAAAAGTAAAATCTAATCCGCAAGTTATTGATTTTGAAATTAAAGCATCAGAATTCGGTGATTATATTTCGAATTTAGACTTTGAATTAATTAATATTACTGAATTATACAAAGAAGAACCAACCCAAATTCACGATGGAAAAGATTTTATTGTTTCTGATTTTGATTTTGAGGGAAGCATAGTTGACAGTCCTGAACAAAATGATAATTTACAAAGTTCCATTGAAAATGAAGTAATAATTGATGAAACAATTTTATTTAAAAATAAATCTGACCAAGAAATAATTTTGAATATTAACAATTTGGATTCATTCTCTGAGATTGACTTCCCTGCAATAACTGATGAGATAAAGCCCGGAACGCTTAGACCGCTGTTCTTCCAAAAGTCAAATACAACATTTTTAGCGCCGGGCATGAAACGCTATCTCGACAGGGTAGCAGAGTTTATGAACTCTAATCCTAAATTTACACTGAGAATTGAAGGGCATTCGGATAATTTCGGCTCGCTTGAGGATAATTTTAATATTTCTCACAGCCGCTCTAAGGAGGTAGTCGGCTATCTCGTGCAGAAAGGTATAAATCAAAGCCGCCTAATCTCTACTGCCTACGGTTCATTAAGACCTATAAGTACAAATGATACTCCTGCCGGACGCCAAAAAAATATGAGAGTAGAGCTTACTTTAATATCCGGCAAGTGATTTTTTCCATTCGGTATAAATGCCCGACACATCTCTGCATCGGGCTTATAAATTATCTCTGGTTTTAGTTGTTGAAAGATTATTTCACTCTCACAATTTTCCGCATGAATCTTTCGTTTCCGATTGTGAGAATTATAGTGTATTCACCACTTGCAAGGTTTGAGCCGTTTAATGAGAATTTCTGCGAGCCGGCATTCAGTTGACCTGCGTAAAGTGAGCGAACTAATCCACCGCTTACATCGTAAACTCTGACTGATACTTCTTCTTCATTCATCAGATTAAACTCGATAGCAAGTTCATCTGAAAACGGATTCGGACGTACCGAAAGCGATAAATCACTACCTTGACTTTCCACTTTTGCTTTAGCAAGTATTAGAGCGTCACGCTTGTAAGTAAGCTGTGAATATCCATCGCCACTGATAATGTCAGTAAGTTCTGAGATTTCAACTTCGCTGATTCTACCAGTATTGACATCGTAATTTTTCATTCGTAATTCGTAATTGGCTTTCGCTCCGTCAGTTTCAGGCGTTTGGGGATTATCACCCCAAATTGTAACTGCTGCTTTACCATCGAAGAATATGCCTGAGCCGATAAGCACATCATTTTCGGAATATATGCCAATTTCATTGCCGTCAGGAGTATCTGCAAGAACAACAAGGGTTGAGTTATTCCCTGTGTGACTGTGTTCAGGCTTCAGAATTTTCGGTAATCTGACAAACGGTTCACCAGCCATAGCTCGCTTCCCTGAAGAGTTAGCAGGATAAGTCAGAGTTGAATTTTTGCTCAGGTACATCTGATAGCCTTGTCCGGGCTGCATATTGCCGATTGTATTGATGTCGAACATAGGCAAATACGTGCCTCCTGAATTATTTTTGGCAATTACGAGTGCTTCATCATCAGTAAGAGTGACGAGGGCATCTATGATATTCATCGGGCTGTTACGCAGGTAGGAAACAATTTTCCAACCCGAAGTAAGAGCAATATCATTATCTTCGGGAACAACTTGCTGCCCTGTGATTATGAGTGAATCTGACTGAGATGCATAAACCTGATAACCTTCAATCACATTCCAATTAACAATTCCGTCTATATCAAATGATGGAATATATGTAGCACCCGCATTATTCTTGATAATAACCACGTTTTCCTTCACATCTTCCCAAACTACCGGAATAGATGTATTCTCCGGATCGACATAAGTGGAGATGAGGTTCCAACCCTGATTTAATGAGATATTATGCATTTCTAAAGCAGGCTTTTCTAACCTAAACAAGCTGGATTGACAGCTAATATCGCCTGATTCTGAAAATGAATACATATAAAAATACTCACCTTCAAAATCAGACAATTTTAATGAAAATTGCATGGTCTGTGCGTCTAAGACGGCTATTGTGCTGTCATTTGAATTTTTTACTTGCTTTATTATAAAGCCATTAACATTTAAAATGTTTGATTGCCAAGAAAAAGTAAGCGAATCTGTAGTGCTGTTATAGGAGAAAGAAAAATCACTTGGAGCTTGAATATTATTTTTATCAAACTGAACTATTGTATCAAGATATTTTCTAATTAAAATTCCACCTTCCTTTTTTACTACATAGAAGTAGTTATCACAATGGGGGAAATTATCCTGAAATGTAAATTCAAACAATTCGCTGTGTTCATAAGCGGAACCAATAAACAGACCATTAAAACCTTCATTGTTGTTATCAATATAAAAATCATATACGGTGCTATCTTCAGCCGGTGTTCCATCCCATAAAAATTGAATATCATTATCATTCTTAATAATATTAATATCTGCTATTTCCTGATTGAAAAAAGCAAACACATCAAGAGAATCATTTTCATCTGAATCAATAAATTCAATTATCCATTCACCTTGTTGCGGATTTTTTAATAGCCAAACAGCAACTTTTTTGGAAACATTTTCATGATAAACAATGGTTGTATCCTGATTAGTTTGAGTAAATGTATTACCCTCGGGATTCTTAATTGAAGATTCAGGCAGAATGTTGCTGCTTGATATCATCGCAATAATCATTGATGTATTGTAAGCTACGGGAATGGTATCTCTTCTCGTATTGCTTAGCAGATAAGGAATATTTTTAAGTACAATTGGTGAATCTCTTTTATTGTCAATCAAACCTTCATCACCCGAAGGCAAATTGAAAGCAGGTGGAATTCCTTGTTTAACAAATTCATTTATGTTTACAGAACCTAATCCTATTTCACAGCATTCAGGAAAGTTTTGTGATAAATCAGCTGTCATAAAAATATCTACAGAGCCGAATATTGGCAGTTGCGATGAAAATTGACCTGCAATTCTTTCATCTTCAAAAGCTAATTCGCCATTTGCGATTTGATAAGGCAAACCAACAAACTTATCAACTAAATCGTAAATAATATTTCCTTGCCAATCTTCTACTTCCTGAATGGTAACATTTCCATTCAGATTCCCACTAAGTCTTTCAGAAGGTGACCAGACATAATTCAAATCGGCAGATGCTGATATAAAATAGTCGCTGCCTCCGAGAGTAAGTGCCTGTACATTTCCAAACAAATTGATATGGCTTCGGACATCCAGTTCACCACCAATATTACTCACAATTTGCCATTTATCATCACCCGGTATTTTAATGAAATTACCATTAGCTAAAAATGAAATTCGATTGGGTATTTCCAATTCTCCAGTAAGATTTATTTCAAAAAGACCTTCTTTTATACTTGATAATGTTGCACCTATTTCAATTATTAACGGTGGATTTACAATACCGGAAACACTTCCTGAAATAGACTTTAAGCCGATTGGAGTGCCAATTATAGGTATTGGTTGGGTGGTGGTTACGCTAAGACCAATAAAATTAATATTCCCTCCTATTAAACCACATTCTGCAACTATACTTTCAAAAAAAGAAGTCGAAAGTTCACCACTAATGAATAGTGAATCCTTTTCAGATTCGTATGATACAGATAAATCCTTTATACAAACAGTTGGAATCAAGCCAATATTCTGTAAACTTGCATTTGTTAAATTTATCCCTGTCTTAGAAAATTCCATTTCTCTCAAAATGAGCTTAGACTGTACTCCGGCTTCGCAACTTCCCTTTACTCCGGGTACTCTTACAGCAGCATCAAACTTGATACCTGATACAACTTTGTTGTCTCTTAAGAATCCCAAACTGTCAATTTCAAGAACAGCCCCAAAAAATTTAGTAGCATTATCGAAAGCTGAACTGTATGAATGTGGAATTATTAATAAATTAGGGTTAAAGAAATTCAAACTGAAATTTCCATTAAACAATACAAATTTTTCAGGTAATAAACTTCCGGGAACAATAGAATTTTCTATAAATAATTCACCATTACCTGAAAATGTAAATGAATTAATATCAATTTCGACAGAGCCATTATAAACCAATATATCATTTATTCGAATTTCCTGCTGATTTTTTAATGACAATTTACCTGCATTATTAATAAATTCATTATTTAATCCTGCATCAAATATAATTTTGAAACCTTCATTTTCATGTATATAATAACGATTTGAATTAAAGTCGGCGACATTTATCAAGACGGGAACTGTATTACTGCTTTGATTATTATCACCGGTTGCAAAAGCAGATAGCTGATAATCTCCAAATGCGACACTGTCACTAATAATAAAGTTATAAAACAATTTACCGGTTGAATCAACAGCAATACTTAAAGTTGAGTCAATTAAAGGATTGAAAATATTAATTTTTACTGTCTCGTCAATAATACTGTTTTCTGAAAACAAGGTAAATTCCAATGTTAGAGTATCGCCGATAGAAGTAGTTACAGCACTTCCTTTAACATTCAGAGTTAATTTGGGAAGGTTTAAATTTTTCGATGTTCTATAAACACCATTACCTGTCGACACATATATTTTCCCATTTAAAAAATCAAAATTATTAATGCTTTGCAAAAAATTTCTGAAATAGATTTCAGGTAAAGTTTCAAAACTATTAAATCTTCCATTAACCTCGACAATTGAACCGGCTGTGAGATTGTTTATTCTGGAACGTGTTATCCAAAATTTATCAACTCCATTTGATTTTATATCTGCAAAATCATCATCAATCTTAAAATCACTGTTAGTATAAGAATTTCCATCCCATATTCTAAGCATCTTATAATTTTCACCTGTTGGAAATTCTGATGCAAAAACTGTATCAGAGCCTAATATAGCAACATGATAACGTTTCTTGGTATGGTCTGTGAATCGCGTATAATTATTAGGAAAGTCATTCCACTTAATTGTATCCTGATTATCAATCCATTGTCTGTCGTAAGAGTTTGGAGGCCATGAGCTCAAATGTGAAAATTTGATAAATATATTTCCGCTTGAAAGTATATCATTATTAATTTCGTCAAGTGCTACATTTAATGTTGGTAAATACATATTTTCAATTGGAAGTGCTTGATAAGAGGCACCATTATCATGAGAAATATATATTCCACGATGTCTTGCAACAAATGATTTACCATTTACATAAAATTGATTTGTTATACCTCCTGCATAACCTCCCGCATAATTCAAAGGTACGTTTTCGAGCCAATCGTCTAAAGTCCATACTTTGTTGCCTTTGTACTTGTAAGGTCCGAATAAAATTTCTCCATTTCTATCAATAAAATTGATATACTTTATATAATTCCCCCAATTTGAAATATAGTTTACCGGATTACAAATTACAGTTTTATTGCATCTTAAGATACCAGAACCATCTTCTCCGGAGGATGAGCCGGTAACACGAAATGGGGTTAAGTTATTATCAACATAAACTGAATTTTGCAAACTGGATATTGGACATGAAGCCGGCTCAAATAAGGTTCCTGCTTTTTTGAAGAAAACTTTGATATTTGCACTATCCCGCACAGATAGCAATTTTTCATCATAATTATAATCAAAATGAGTCGGATTGAAAATTGAATTGCTGATTGAATGATGTCGTATTTCATCCCAATTTAATCCGTTGTTCGATGTACGGAATATTTTATATTCATGTTCTGTAGTAGCAATCGCGGCAACTAATGCATGAAAATCATCTGCAAACACTTTTGCAGTTTTGAAATCAGTATTAAAAACATAATCCCAGCTTATATCATTAACTCCCCATTTTAATACATCATAAGAGTTTATTTCACCTTTAATTAATATATATCTTGTACCATTTAAAGATAAATCAAAATCATAAAAAAATTCTGCCGGGTACTCAAAAATCGGAAATTCCCATGTATTTCCATAGTCTTCTGAATGAATTATTTTCCTTAAAAAAGTATTCCCTAATTTGAAACGCAAAAAAATGTGTATTCTGCTGCTGTCATCAATTTTAGCTTTTAAAATGGTTGGGGAATCCTCTGATAAAGTATGTACAAGATTCCACGAATTACCGGAATTGCTTGAATAATAAATTTTTTTTGAAACTGTCCTTATCAATTCTCCATTATTATTGCCCTCAAAATGCCATTCGGATGATTCGTTATCAGATGTAAAAATCCCTGCCCAGGAAATACCATTATCCGTTGATTTTGATGTTGAAGCTGGATTTGAAGCATATAGATTTCCGTTTATATATCTGAATTCTGAAACATTATGGTTAAGATTAAATTCAGAATTTGTCCAGTTATAACCATCATCTGTACTTCTAAAAATTTCACCGGCATCTGTAATTGAAATACAAATGTCTGAATTAGGTACTTTGGTGAAATTGACAAACTGACCATCGGGAGAAATTTTCTCCCAATATTCTTGCGCTCCAAGCAAATTTGAAGCCAAGATAATGATAATACAACAGTATAAATGCTTCATAATAAACTCCATATATATTTCTAATTAATATTTTAGTCATTACAAATTTTTAAACTCTTTCTCCTTTAACGTATTATTATTTAATATATTTATAAATAAAATAAATTAATTTTAAGTTAATTATTATGAAGCATTGTATCCAATCGAAAAAAGGGTCTGATTATTTAGTATCATAAAAGAAAATATTAATAATTCTACAACAAATTATCACCAAAAGTATATGATAAAATTGAGAATACTTTGAAATCATTCTGGTATTTTTCAACAGAATAGAATATGAAGAATATCATCTTAAAAAAAAGTATCAATTTAATCAAAAAAATAGAAATTAATTAAACTTTCTGCTTACTTTTCTTATTATAAAGACTCAGCATTTTCCTAAAAAGAAAAAGCCCTTGATTTCTCAAGGGCTTGCGTCATATCTAAAAATATGTCTTGGTGATCCCAAGGGGATTCGAACCCCTACTGCCAGCGTGAAAGGCTGGTGACCTAACCGTTAGTCGATGGGACCGGTTAGTTTGCAATTCGTAAAATTACAAGAATACAAAAATAATACTTTTTTTTATTCTGTGCAAATTATTTTTTAAAATTGCTTTAAAACACGCAAATCATTTTCATATAAATACCGGATATCATCAATCCCGGTTCTAAGCATAGTGATTCTTTCTATACCAAAACCAAATGCATATCCACTGTATTCTTCAGGGTCAATACCGCATGCAGTCAGCACATTCGGGTGCACCATTCCACAACCTGCGATTTCAAGCCAGCCGGAATATTTACAAACGCGGCAGCCTTTTCCACTACACAGATAGCAAGTTATATCCACTTCAGCACTTGGCTCTGTAAATGGAAAATATGATGGACGGAAACGGAATTTCAAATCTTCTCCATACATACGCTTTGCAAAGGCTATCATTGTTGCTTTGAGCTCTGCAAAAGTTACATTTTTATCAATATAAATGCCGTCAATCTGATGAAATTCAGCAAGGGCTCTTGCACTTATTGCCTCGTTGCGATAAACTCTTCCGGGCATTATTGAGCGGATTGGTGGTTTCTGTGACATCATAATTCGAACCTGCACAGGTGTTGTATGAGTTCTCAAAAGCAGTTCTTTATCGCTTTCGACGAAGAATGTATCCTGCATATCGCGAGCCGGATGGTCCTGGGCAAAATTTAATGCATCAAAATTATGGAATCCATCTTCAACGTCAGGACCTTCTGCAACTGTAAAGCCCATAGTGTCGAATATTTTGACAAAATCTTCAATTGTTTTCAAAACGGGGTGAAACGTGCCTTTGAAACTACGTCTTCCCGGAAGCGTCAAATCAATATCTGCAATTGTTTCCGCTGCAGATTCAAATTCTTCTTTAAGACGTGAATACTCACCTTCGGCAAATTGTCTGAGTAAATTAAGCTCTTTACCAATTAAGGGCTTTTCCTCTTTGGGAACATCTTTCATTCTTTCAAGTAATCCCTGAACTTTCCCTTTTTTTATGAGAAATTCCATGCGGTAAGCTTCCAGTGAATTCAAATCCTTCACCTTGTTTAGAGATGCTTCTGCCTCAAGACGAACTTTCTTTATTTCTTCAATCATAATATATTTTTGTAATATGCAATTTCCAAAAATGTAAATATAATGATTTTTTTACAATCATAATTTTATCAATGTGAAAAATTGCCGAAAAGTTTAAAAATTATAGTTAGTAAAAAATATTAAATAAATTGTGAAAGTCAATTTAGCTTAATTATTGATAATGATAATTTAAAAATAATACAATTAACATAAAATTGAAATGTCGAGAATAATTAGAAAAAATGAAGAAATATAAATAATTAAAAATTGATATCCGATTTTGAAAAGGCATTGATGAGATTGTACAAATTTTAATGGTTTAATAATTTTTTGATAAATCTGTGTGAACGGAATATTGTAATTTCATTATTTAGCAGGACACAAATAATTGCTTTTCTTCAATAGTTGCTTAATTATTACAAATAATTCTATTGCAATATTTTAATATGTGGCTTGAAATTGACTAAAATTCATAAATTTCTTGATTATATGGAAAAAATAACGTATTTTTGTAAACATTTTAAAACGGGTTTGGGCTAATATAGCCCATTTTTGTTATAGAGTATTTTTTTCACAAACTTAGATGCAAAACTATGGCACGCGGAAAAGCCAAACATAAGATTGATAAAAGGGTAATTGTCGAAGCCTTTACAGAAATGGCTAAGCATAAAAGCATTGACAGGGACCTTCTTCAGGGTATTCTTGAAGAGACTTTATCTATGATTATTCGTAAGAAGTATGGGCAGGATGCTAACTTTGAGATAATAGTCAACATGGACAAGGGTGATATCGAAATCTACCTTATGAGAGAGATTGTTGAGACTGTTGAAGATGACGTTCTTCAAATTTCTCTTGATGAAGCATTGAAGTACAGCGAAGAGGCAGTTGAGATTGGCGACGACTTTATCGAGGAAATCACACTTGATAATATTGCCGATAGTTTTGGAAGAAGACTTGTTACTCTTGCTTCTCAGAATTTAAATCAGCGTATTCGTGATGTTGAAAAAGATAATATCTATCGTGAGTATGCATCAAAAGTAGGCGAAATCATTGTAGGTGAAATATACCAGATAAGACGACACGATTTACTTATTTTACATAATAAAATCGAAATGCGTCTTCCCCGTGAAGAACAAATTCCAAATGAGCCATATAAATACAAGAAAAATCATACGATAAAAGCTATTGTAAAAGAAGTTAAACGCAACGGAATGGGTGGTCAGCCCGAAATAGTTTTATCCCGTTCAAATAATGAATTTTTAGCAAAATTATTTGAAATCGAAATTCCTGAAATTTATGATGGAATTATCCAAATCAAATCTATTGCCCGTGACCCGGGCGAAAGGTCAAAAGTTGCTGTTATTTCTTATGATGACAGAGTTGACCCTGTTGGCGCTTGCGTTGGTATGAAAGGTATAAGAATTCACTCAATTGTCAGAGAATTAAATAATGAAAATATTGACTTAATCGAATTTTCTGACGAGCCAAAACTTTATATATCCCGCGCATTATCACCAGCGAAAGTTAGTGATATTGAAGTAAATATGGAAACACGAACTGCAAATGTAATTGTGGGTGATGATCAGGTTGCACTCGCTGTAGGCAAAAGTGGACAGAATGTGCGTTTAGCTTCAATGCTTACCGGTTTTAATATTATTCTAAGTAAATCAGGTGAGGAAGACATCGAACTTGCTGAATTTAAGGCAGAGTTTGGTGATGAATTATTCACGGCAGTTATTTCCTTAGGTATTGAAACAGCCCGTGAATTCCTTGAGGCAGAACCTGAAGATTTACTTGCATTAGAAGGTATGACCAAAGAGAAATTAATTGAATTGCGACTGATTATTCTCATTGAGTTTGATGAATCAGAAAGCAAAGAATACGTAGATAGAATAAAAGCGTTTGAAAAAGAGTAAATTAATTTAATAATTTAAATTTAATTAAAATATACAGATTATAATATGGGTTCAGGTTCAGTCAAATTATTTAGAATTGCTTCTGAAATTAATATCGGCAAAGATGCTATAGTAGAGTATCTTCAGTCAAAGGGCTTCGATATTCAGAACAAACCAACAGCTACTCTTACAGAGAAGATGATTGATGTTGTTATGGAGAAGTTCAAGAAGGAGCGAAGAGCTGCTGAAATCCAACGCGAAAAAATCCAGAAGCATAAGGAAATTCGCGCTGATGTTGTTAAACCTCATAATGAGAAA
This window of the Ignavibacteriota bacterium genome carries:
- a CDS encoding T9SS type A sorting domain-containing protein, which gives rise to MKHLYCCIIIILASNLLGAQEYWEKISPDGQFVNFTKVPNSDICISITDAGEIFRSTDDGYNWTNSEFNLNHNVSEFRYINGNLYASNPASTSKSTDNGISWAGIFTSDNESSEWHFEGNNNGELIRTVSKKIYYSSNSGNSWNLVHTLSEDSPTILKAKIDDSSRIHIFLRFKLGNTFLRKIIHSEDYGNTWEFPIFEYPAEFFYDFDLSLNGTRYILIKGEINSYDVLKWGVNDISWDYVFNTDFKTAKVFADDFHALVAAIATTEHEYKIFRTSNNGLNWDEIRHHSISNSIFNPTHFDYNYDEKLLSVRDSANIKVFFKKAGTLFEPASCPISSLQNSVYVDNNLTPFRVTGSSSGEDGSGILRCNKTVICNPVNYISNWGNYIKYINFIDRNGEILFGPYKYKGNKVWTLDDWLENVPLNYAGGYAGGITNQFYVNGKSFVARHRGIYISHDNGASYQALPIENMYLPTLNVALDEINNDILSSGNIFIKFSHLSSWPPNSYDRQWIDNQDTIKWNDFPNNYTRFTDHTKKRYHVAILGSDTVFASEFPTGENYKMLRIWDGNSYTNSDFKIDDDFADIKSNGVDKFWITRSRINNLTAGSIVEVNGRFNSFETLPEIYFRNFLQSINNFDFLNGKIYVSTGNGVYRTSKNLNLPKLTLNVKGSAVTTSIGDTLTLEFTLFSENSIIDETVKINIFNPLIDSTLSIAVDSTGKLFYNFIISDSVAFGDYQLSAFATGDNNQSSNTVPVLINVADFNSNRYYIHENEGFKIIFDAGLNNEFINNAGKLSLKNQQEIRINDILVYNGSVEIDINSFTFSGNGELFIENSIVPGSLLPEKFVLFNGNFSLNFFNPNLLIIPHSYSSAFDNATKFFGAVLEIDSLGFLRDNKVVSGIKFDAAVRVPGVKGSCEAGVQSKLILREMEFSKTGINLTNASLQNIGLIPTVCIKDLSVSYESEKDSLFISGELSTSFFESIVAECGLIGGNINFIGLSVTTTQPIPIIGTPIGLKSISGSVSGIVNPPLIIEIGATLSSIKEGLFEINLTGELEIPNRISFLANGNFIKIPGDDKWQIVSNIGGELDVRSHINLFGNVQALTLGGSDYFISASADLNYVWSPSERLSGNLNGNVTIQEVEDWQGNIIYDLVDKFVGLPYQIANGELAFEDERIAGQFSSQLPIFGSVDIFMTADLSQNFPECCEIGLGSVNINEFVKQGIPPAFNLPSGDEGLIDNKRDSPIVLKNIPYLLSNTRRDTIPVAYNTSMIIAMISSSNILPESSIKNPEGNTFTQTNQDTTIVYHENVSKKVAVWLLKNPQQGEWIIEFIDSDENDSLDVFAFFNQEIADINIIKNDNDIQFLWDGTPAEDSTVYDFYIDNNNEGFNGLFIGSAYEHSELFEFTFQDNFPHCDNYFYVVKKEGGILIRKYLDTIVQFDKNNIQAPSDFSFSYNSTTDSLTFSWQSNILNVNGFIIKQVKNSNDSTIAVLDAQTMQFSLKLSDFEGEYFYMYSFSESGDISCQSSLFRLEKPALEMHNISLNQGWNLISTYVDPENTSIPVVWEDVKENVVIIKNNAGATYIPSFDIDGIVNWNVIEGYQVYASQSDSLIITGQQVVPEDNDIALTSGWKIVSYLRNSPMNIIDALVTLTDDEALVIAKNNSGGTYLPMFDINTIGNMQPGQGYQMYLSKNSTLTYPANSSGKRAMAGEPFVRLPKILKPEHSHTGNNSTLVVLADTPDGNEIGIYSENDVLIGSGIFFDGKAAVTIWGDNPQTPETDGAKANYELRMKNYDVNTGRISEVEISELTDIISGDGYSQLTYKRDALILAKAKVESQGSDLSLSVRPNPFSDELAIEFNLMNEEEVSVRVYDVSGGLVRSLYAGQLNAGSQKFSLNGSNLASGEYTIILTIGNERFMRKIVRVK
- the pheS gene encoding phenylalanine--tRNA ligase subunit alpha, whose amino-acid sequence is MIEEIKKVRLEAEASLNKVKDLNSLEAYRMEFLIKKGKVQGLLERMKDVPKEEKPLIGKELNLLRQFAEGEYSRLKEEFESAAETIADIDLTLPGRRSFKGTFHPVLKTIEDFVKIFDTMGFTVAEGPDVEDGFHNFDALNFAQDHPARDMQDTFFVESDKELLLRTHTTPVQVRIMMSQKPPIRSIMPGRVYRNEAISARALAEFHQIDGIYIDKNVTFAELKATMIAFAKRMYGEDLKFRFRPSYFPFTEPSAEVDITCYLCSGKGCRVCKYSGWLEIAGCGMVHPNVLTACGIDPEEYSGYAFGFGIERITMLRTGIDDIRYLYENDLRVLKQF
- the nusA gene encoding transcription termination factor NusA, with the translated sequence MARGKAKHKIDKRVIVEAFTEMAKHKSIDRDLLQGILEETLSMIIRKKYGQDANFEIIVNMDKGDIEIYLMREIVETVEDDVLQISLDEALKYSEEAVEIGDDFIEEITLDNIADSFGRRLVTLASQNLNQRIRDVEKDNIYREYASKVGEIIVGEIYQIRRHDLLILHNKIEMRLPREEQIPNEPYKYKKNHTIKAIVKEVKRNGMGGQPEIVLSRSNNEFLAKLFEIEIPEIYDGIIQIKSIARDPGERSKVAVISYDDRVDPVGACVGMKGIRIHSIVRELNNENIDLIEFSDEPKLYISRALSPAKVSDIEVNMETRTANVIVGDDQVALAVGKSGQNVRLASMLTGFNIILSKSGEEDIELAEFKAEFGDELFTAVISLGIETAREFLEAEPEDLLALEGMTKEKLIELRLIILIEFDESESKEYVDRIKAFEKE